The Anopheles merus strain MAF chromosome 2L, AmerM5.1, whole genome shotgun sequence genome has a segment encoding these proteins:
- the LOC121594894 gene encoding coatomer subunit beta' isoform X1, protein MTDCNGDTINVQDIACITHRIDKNSVALSRAYSANYLICCSFILQLFTMGHMKNKRRNQAKEAALQREERLRRLEEMDLENMPLRLDIKRRLTSRSDRVKSVDLHPTEPWMLCALYNGHVHVMNYENQQLVKDFEVCDLPVRCARFVARKNWILTGSDDMQVRVFNYNTLEKVHSFEAHTDYVRCIAVHPTQPLILTCSDDMLVKLWNWEKMWAVQRVFEGHTHYVMQVVFNPKDNNTFASASLDRTVKVWQLGSNVPNFTLEGHEKGVNCVDYYHGGDKPYLISGADDRLVKIWDYQNKTCVQTLEGHAQNVSAVYFHPELPILLTGSEDGTIRIWHSGTYRLETSLNYGFERVWTIACMRGTNNVALGYDEGSIIIKVGREEPAMSMDVNGGKIVWARHSEMQQVNLKALPEGTEIKDGERLPVAVKDMGACEIYPQTIAHNPNGRFVVVCGDGEYIIYTSMALRNKAFGSAQEFVWASENSEYAVRESSGTVKLFRNFKERKSFTPDYGAEEGIFGGQLLGVKTSSGLTFYDWENLELIRRIEVQPRHVFWNEAGTLVCLATEDSYFILKVDIGMIQNALATKQQLGEDGIEEAFDVLGEVNELVRTGLWVGDCFIYTNSVNRINYYVGGEIVTVSHLDRTMYLLGYVPKDNRLYLGDKELNVTSFALLLSVLEYQTAVMRRDFETADRVLPTIPKEHRTRVAHFLEMQGFRQQALQVSIDPEHRFELALKIGDLDTALMLARESDSPQKWSQLAGIATSKNKFDLVKECLTNANDYGGLLLLATSTGDADMLRNLGENGVTQGKFNISFLSMFLLGDLEKCLEILIQTNRIPEAAFFARTYLPSKISHVLDIWRTELAKINEKAGQSLADPQQYENLFPGFYDSVKTQQFLLPERSTLLPANVATKVPLNIDRTPIEEMKMAENEGKFDYNPSASSEATATLPNGNDVAAASVSKHVDPSVVNTNSTQLAPSNVPPTITTPMANVGGVSAAQVKRKSSLEDFESEIEALNLDDNIDTSDVNIDDVELSDD, encoded by the exons CCACTAAGGTTGGACATCAAAAGAAGGCTTACGTCGCGGTCGGACCGAGTAAAGTCGGTAGATCTGCACCCGACGGAGCCATGGATGCTGTGCGCCCTGTACAATGGCCACGTACACGTGATGAACTACGAGAACCAGCAGCTGGTAAAAGATTTCGAGGTCTGTGATCTACCGGTTCGCTGTGCTCGCTTTGTGGCGCGCAAGAACTGGATCCTCACCGGCTCTGACGACATGCAGGTGCGCGTTTTCAACTACAACACCCTCGAAAAGGTGCATTCGTTCGAGGCGCACACCGATTACGTACGCTGCATCGCGGTGCATCCAACACAGCCGCTCATTCTTACGTGTAGTG ACGACATGTTGGTGAAGCTGTGGAACTGGGAAAAGATGTGGGCAGTACAGCGCGTCTTCGAGGGACACACGCACTACGTCATGCAGGTCGTGTTCAACCCGAAAGACAACAATACATTCGCAAGCGCATCGCTTGACCGTACGGTCAAAGTGTGGCAGCTGGGCTCGAACGTTCCCAACTTTACGCTCGAGGGCCACGAGAAGGGAGTAAACTGTGTGGATTACTATCATGGAGGTGATAAACCGTACCTCATTTCCGGTGCCGACGATCGGTTGGTCAAAATCTGGGACTATCAGAATAAAACGTGTGTCCAAACGCTGGAAGGGCATGCACAAAACGTGTCAGCGGTCTACTTTCATCCGGAGCTCCCGATTCTGCTAACGGGCTCGGAGGATGGTACCATTCGCATTTGGCACTCGGGCACTTACAGACTGGAGACGTCGCTAAATTATGGATTTGAGCGTGTCTGGACAATTGCCTGCATGCGAGGCACCAACAACGTGGCGTTAGG CTACGACGAGGggtccatcatcatcaaggtTGGTCGCGAGGAACCGGCGATGTCGATGGATGTGAATGGAGGAAAAATTGTATGGGCTAGGCACTCCGAAATGCAGCAAGTTAACCTGAAAGCGCTCCCTGAAG GAACGGAAATCAAGGACGGTGAACGCTTGCCGGTAGCGGTTAAAGATATGGGTGCATGTGAAATCTATCCACAAACAATCGCCCACAATCCCAATGGAAG GTTTGTGGTGGTGTGCGGCGACGGAGAATACATAATCTACACGTCCATGGCCCTCCGCAATAAAGCGTTCGGTTCCGCTCAAGAATTTGTGTGGGCCTCGGAAAACAGCGAGTATGCCGTACGCGAATCGAGCGGCACAGTGAAGCTGTTCCGTAATTTTAAGGAACGGAAAAGCTTTACCCCCGACTACGGTGCAGAAG AAG GTATCTTCGGTGGACAATTGCTGGGAGTTAAAACATCATCTGGCTTAACATTCTACGATTGGGAAAATTTGGAACTGATCAGACGAATCGAGGTTCAGCCAAG ACACGTATTTTGGAACGAAGCGGGCACACTGGTATGTCTTGCCACCGAGGACTCTTACTTCATACTGAAGGTTGACATCGGCATGATTCAAAATGCGTTGGCCACCAAGCAACAGTTGGGTGAAGATGGCATCGAGGAAGCCTTCGAT GTTCTTGGCGAAGTAAACGAGCTGGTGCGTACAGGACTTTGGGTTGGCGATTGTTTCATCTACACAAATTCTGTGAACCGCATCAACTACTATGTTGGCGGAGAAATTGTTACCGTTTCCCATCTCGATCGAACGATGTATCTGCTTGGATACGTGCCGAAGGATAACAG GTTGTATCTCGGTGATAAGGAGTTGAATGTGACCAGCTTTGCACTGTTACTGTCGGTGTTAGAATACCAGACAGCTGTTATGCGGCGTGACTTCGAAACGGCGGATCGTGTGTTGCCCACCATCCCGAAGGAGCATCGCACACGTGTGGCCCATTTCCTGGAAATGCAAGGATTCCGCCAGCAAGCTTTACAGGTCTCGATTGATCCAGAGCATCGTTTTGAGCTGGCGCTGAAAATAGGCGATCTCGATACGGCGCTCATGCTTGCTCGCGAATCTGACAGTCCCCAAAAATGGAGCCAGCTCGCCGGCATCGCCACCAGCAAGAACAAGTTCGATCTCGTCAAGGAATGTCTGACGAATGCAAACGATTACGGTGGGCTCCTGCTGCTAGCAACTAGTACGG GCGATGCGGATATGCTGCGGAATCTTGGCGAGAACGGTGTCACGCAGGGCAAATTCAACATCTCTTTCTTGTCCATGTTTCTGCTGGGTGATTTagaaaaatgtttggaaattcTGATCCAAACAAACCGGATACCGGAAGCAGCATTCTTCGCCCG GACGTACTTGCCAAGCAAAATTTCGCACGTGCTTGATATTTGGCGTACGGAGCTGGCTAAAATCAATGAAAAGGCCGGTCAAAGCTTAGCGGATCCACAGCAATATGAAAATCTGTTTCCGGGCTTCTACGATTCAGTAAAGACGCAGCAATTTCTCCTACCAGAGCGAAGCACACTGCTGCCCGCGAACGTCGCTACCAAA GTACCACTCAACATTGATCGCACGCCTATTGAGGAAATGAAAATGGCAGAAAATGAAGGAAAGTTTGACTACAATCCAAGCGCATCGAGCGAAGCCACCGCGACACTACCGAACGGAAACGATGTT GCTGCTGCCTCGGTTTCAAAGCACGTTGATCCATCCGTAGTAAACACCAATTCCACACAACTTGCACCCTCCAACGTACCGCCCACGATAACTACGCCCATGGCCAATGTGGGCGGTGTGTCAGCAGCGCAAGTAAAACGGAAAAGTTCACTGGAAGACTTTGAGTCTGAAATAGAAGCGCTGAATCTGGACGATAATATCGATACTTCG GATGTAAATATAGATGACGTCGAGCTAAGCGATGATTGA
- the LOC121594894 gene encoding coatomer subunit beta' isoform X2: MTDCNGDTINVQDIACITHRIDKNSVALSRAYSANYLICCSFILQLFTMGHMKNKRRNQAKEAALQREERLRRLEEMDLENMPLRLDIKRRLTSRSDRVKSVDLHPTEPWMLCALYNGHVHVMNYENQQLVKDFEVCDLPVRCARFVARKNWILTGSDDMQVRVFNYNTLEKVHSFEAHTDYVRCIAVHPTQPLILTCSDDMLVKLWNWEKMWAVQRVFEGHTHYVMQVVFNPKDNNTFASASLDRTVKVWQLGSNVPNFTLEGHEKGVNCVDYYHGGDKPYLISGADDRLVKIWDYQNKTCVQTLEGHAQNVSAVYFHPELPILLTGSEDGTIRIWHSGTYRLETSLNYGFERVWTIACMRGTNNVALGYDEGSIIIKVGREEPAMSMDVNGGKIVWARHSEMQQVNLKALPEGTEIKDGERLPVAVKDMGACEIYPQTIAHNPNGRFVVVCGDGEYIIYTSMALRNKAFGSAQEFVWASENSEYAVRESSGTVKLFRNFKERKSFTPDYGAEGIFGGQLLGVKTSSGLTFYDWENLELIRRIEVQPRHVFWNEAGTLVCLATEDSYFILKVDIGMIQNALATKQQLGEDGIEEAFDVLGEVNELVRTGLWVGDCFIYTNSVNRINYYVGGEIVTVSHLDRTMYLLGYVPKDNRLYLGDKELNVTSFALLLSVLEYQTAVMRRDFETADRVLPTIPKEHRTRVAHFLEMQGFRQQALQVSIDPEHRFELALKIGDLDTALMLARESDSPQKWSQLAGIATSKNKFDLVKECLTNANDYGGLLLLATSTGDADMLRNLGENGVTQGKFNISFLSMFLLGDLEKCLEILIQTNRIPEAAFFARTYLPSKISHVLDIWRTELAKINEKAGQSLADPQQYENLFPGFYDSVKTQQFLLPERSTLLPANVATKVPLNIDRTPIEEMKMAENEGKFDYNPSASSEATATLPNGNDVAAASVSKHVDPSVVNTNSTQLAPSNVPPTITTPMANVGGVSAAQVKRKSSLEDFESEIEALNLDDNIDTSDVNIDDVELSDD, from the exons CCACTAAGGTTGGACATCAAAAGAAGGCTTACGTCGCGGTCGGACCGAGTAAAGTCGGTAGATCTGCACCCGACGGAGCCATGGATGCTGTGCGCCCTGTACAATGGCCACGTACACGTGATGAACTACGAGAACCAGCAGCTGGTAAAAGATTTCGAGGTCTGTGATCTACCGGTTCGCTGTGCTCGCTTTGTGGCGCGCAAGAACTGGATCCTCACCGGCTCTGACGACATGCAGGTGCGCGTTTTCAACTACAACACCCTCGAAAAGGTGCATTCGTTCGAGGCGCACACCGATTACGTACGCTGCATCGCGGTGCATCCAACACAGCCGCTCATTCTTACGTGTAGTG ACGACATGTTGGTGAAGCTGTGGAACTGGGAAAAGATGTGGGCAGTACAGCGCGTCTTCGAGGGACACACGCACTACGTCATGCAGGTCGTGTTCAACCCGAAAGACAACAATACATTCGCAAGCGCATCGCTTGACCGTACGGTCAAAGTGTGGCAGCTGGGCTCGAACGTTCCCAACTTTACGCTCGAGGGCCACGAGAAGGGAGTAAACTGTGTGGATTACTATCATGGAGGTGATAAACCGTACCTCATTTCCGGTGCCGACGATCGGTTGGTCAAAATCTGGGACTATCAGAATAAAACGTGTGTCCAAACGCTGGAAGGGCATGCACAAAACGTGTCAGCGGTCTACTTTCATCCGGAGCTCCCGATTCTGCTAACGGGCTCGGAGGATGGTACCATTCGCATTTGGCACTCGGGCACTTACAGACTGGAGACGTCGCTAAATTATGGATTTGAGCGTGTCTGGACAATTGCCTGCATGCGAGGCACCAACAACGTGGCGTTAGG CTACGACGAGGggtccatcatcatcaaggtTGGTCGCGAGGAACCGGCGATGTCGATGGATGTGAATGGAGGAAAAATTGTATGGGCTAGGCACTCCGAAATGCAGCAAGTTAACCTGAAAGCGCTCCCTGAAG GAACGGAAATCAAGGACGGTGAACGCTTGCCGGTAGCGGTTAAAGATATGGGTGCATGTGAAATCTATCCACAAACAATCGCCCACAATCCCAATGGAAG GTTTGTGGTGGTGTGCGGCGACGGAGAATACATAATCTACACGTCCATGGCCCTCCGCAATAAAGCGTTCGGTTCCGCTCAAGAATTTGTGTGGGCCTCGGAAAACAGCGAGTATGCCGTACGCGAATCGAGCGGCACAGTGAAGCTGTTCCGTAATTTTAAGGAACGGAAAAGCTTTACCCCCGACTACGGTGCAGAAG GTATCTTCGGTGGACAATTGCTGGGAGTTAAAACATCATCTGGCTTAACATTCTACGATTGGGAAAATTTGGAACTGATCAGACGAATCGAGGTTCAGCCAAG ACACGTATTTTGGAACGAAGCGGGCACACTGGTATGTCTTGCCACCGAGGACTCTTACTTCATACTGAAGGTTGACATCGGCATGATTCAAAATGCGTTGGCCACCAAGCAACAGTTGGGTGAAGATGGCATCGAGGAAGCCTTCGAT GTTCTTGGCGAAGTAAACGAGCTGGTGCGTACAGGACTTTGGGTTGGCGATTGTTTCATCTACACAAATTCTGTGAACCGCATCAACTACTATGTTGGCGGAGAAATTGTTACCGTTTCCCATCTCGATCGAACGATGTATCTGCTTGGATACGTGCCGAAGGATAACAG GTTGTATCTCGGTGATAAGGAGTTGAATGTGACCAGCTTTGCACTGTTACTGTCGGTGTTAGAATACCAGACAGCTGTTATGCGGCGTGACTTCGAAACGGCGGATCGTGTGTTGCCCACCATCCCGAAGGAGCATCGCACACGTGTGGCCCATTTCCTGGAAATGCAAGGATTCCGCCAGCAAGCTTTACAGGTCTCGATTGATCCAGAGCATCGTTTTGAGCTGGCGCTGAAAATAGGCGATCTCGATACGGCGCTCATGCTTGCTCGCGAATCTGACAGTCCCCAAAAATGGAGCCAGCTCGCCGGCATCGCCACCAGCAAGAACAAGTTCGATCTCGTCAAGGAATGTCTGACGAATGCAAACGATTACGGTGGGCTCCTGCTGCTAGCAACTAGTACGG GCGATGCGGATATGCTGCGGAATCTTGGCGAGAACGGTGTCACGCAGGGCAAATTCAACATCTCTTTCTTGTCCATGTTTCTGCTGGGTGATTTagaaaaatgtttggaaattcTGATCCAAACAAACCGGATACCGGAAGCAGCATTCTTCGCCCG GACGTACTTGCCAAGCAAAATTTCGCACGTGCTTGATATTTGGCGTACGGAGCTGGCTAAAATCAATGAAAAGGCCGGTCAAAGCTTAGCGGATCCACAGCAATATGAAAATCTGTTTCCGGGCTTCTACGATTCAGTAAAGACGCAGCAATTTCTCCTACCAGAGCGAAGCACACTGCTGCCCGCGAACGTCGCTACCAAA GTACCACTCAACATTGATCGCACGCCTATTGAGGAAATGAAAATGGCAGAAAATGAAGGAAAGTTTGACTACAATCCAAGCGCATCGAGCGAAGCCACCGCGACACTACCGAACGGAAACGATGTT GCTGCTGCCTCGGTTTCAAAGCACGTTGATCCATCCGTAGTAAACACCAATTCCACACAACTTGCACCCTCCAACGTACCGCCCACGATAACTACGCCCATGGCCAATGTGGGCGGTGTGTCAGCAGCGCAAGTAAAACGGAAAAGTTCACTGGAAGACTTTGAGTCTGAAATAGAAGCGCTGAATCTGGACGATAATATCGATACTTCG GATGTAAATATAGATGACGTCGAGCTAAGCGATGATTGA
- the LOC121594894 gene encoding coatomer subunit beta' isoform X3 yields MGHMKNKRRNQAKEAALQREERLRRLEEMDLENMPLRLDIKRRLTSRSDRVKSVDLHPTEPWMLCALYNGHVHVMNYENQQLVKDFEVCDLPVRCARFVARKNWILTGSDDMQVRVFNYNTLEKVHSFEAHTDYVRCIAVHPTQPLILTCSDDMLVKLWNWEKMWAVQRVFEGHTHYVMQVVFNPKDNNTFASASLDRTVKVWQLGSNVPNFTLEGHEKGVNCVDYYHGGDKPYLISGADDRLVKIWDYQNKTCVQTLEGHAQNVSAVYFHPELPILLTGSEDGTIRIWHSGTYRLETSLNYGFERVWTIACMRGTNNVALGYDEGSIIIKVGREEPAMSMDVNGGKIVWARHSEMQQVNLKALPEGTEIKDGERLPVAVKDMGACEIYPQTIAHNPNGRFVVVCGDGEYIIYTSMALRNKAFGSAQEFVWASENSEYAVRESSGTVKLFRNFKERKSFTPDYGAEEGIFGGQLLGVKTSSGLTFYDWENLELIRRIEVQPRHVFWNEAGTLVCLATEDSYFILKVDIGMIQNALATKQQLGEDGIEEAFDVLGEVNELVRTGLWVGDCFIYTNSVNRINYYVGGEIVTVSHLDRTMYLLGYVPKDNRLYLGDKELNVTSFALLLSVLEYQTAVMRRDFETADRVLPTIPKEHRTRVAHFLEMQGFRQQALQVSIDPEHRFELALKIGDLDTALMLARESDSPQKWSQLAGIATSKNKFDLVKECLTNANDYGGLLLLATSTGDADMLRNLGENGVTQGKFNISFLSMFLLGDLEKCLEILIQTNRIPEAAFFARTYLPSKISHVLDIWRTELAKINEKAGQSLADPQQYENLFPGFYDSVKTQQFLLPERSTLLPANVATKVPLNIDRTPIEEMKMAENEGKFDYNPSASSEATATLPNGNDVAAASVSKHVDPSVVNTNSTQLAPSNVPPTITTPMANVGGVSAAQVKRKSSLEDFESEIEALNLDDNIDTSDVNIDDVELSDD; encoded by the exons CCACTAAGGTTGGACATCAAAAGAAGGCTTACGTCGCGGTCGGACCGAGTAAAGTCGGTAGATCTGCACCCGACGGAGCCATGGATGCTGTGCGCCCTGTACAATGGCCACGTACACGTGATGAACTACGAGAACCAGCAGCTGGTAAAAGATTTCGAGGTCTGTGATCTACCGGTTCGCTGTGCTCGCTTTGTGGCGCGCAAGAACTGGATCCTCACCGGCTCTGACGACATGCAGGTGCGCGTTTTCAACTACAACACCCTCGAAAAGGTGCATTCGTTCGAGGCGCACACCGATTACGTACGCTGCATCGCGGTGCATCCAACACAGCCGCTCATTCTTACGTGTAGTG ACGACATGTTGGTGAAGCTGTGGAACTGGGAAAAGATGTGGGCAGTACAGCGCGTCTTCGAGGGACACACGCACTACGTCATGCAGGTCGTGTTCAACCCGAAAGACAACAATACATTCGCAAGCGCATCGCTTGACCGTACGGTCAAAGTGTGGCAGCTGGGCTCGAACGTTCCCAACTTTACGCTCGAGGGCCACGAGAAGGGAGTAAACTGTGTGGATTACTATCATGGAGGTGATAAACCGTACCTCATTTCCGGTGCCGACGATCGGTTGGTCAAAATCTGGGACTATCAGAATAAAACGTGTGTCCAAACGCTGGAAGGGCATGCACAAAACGTGTCAGCGGTCTACTTTCATCCGGAGCTCCCGATTCTGCTAACGGGCTCGGAGGATGGTACCATTCGCATTTGGCACTCGGGCACTTACAGACTGGAGACGTCGCTAAATTATGGATTTGAGCGTGTCTGGACAATTGCCTGCATGCGAGGCACCAACAACGTGGCGTTAGG CTACGACGAGGggtccatcatcatcaaggtTGGTCGCGAGGAACCGGCGATGTCGATGGATGTGAATGGAGGAAAAATTGTATGGGCTAGGCACTCCGAAATGCAGCAAGTTAACCTGAAAGCGCTCCCTGAAG GAACGGAAATCAAGGACGGTGAACGCTTGCCGGTAGCGGTTAAAGATATGGGTGCATGTGAAATCTATCCACAAACAATCGCCCACAATCCCAATGGAAG GTTTGTGGTGGTGTGCGGCGACGGAGAATACATAATCTACACGTCCATGGCCCTCCGCAATAAAGCGTTCGGTTCCGCTCAAGAATTTGTGTGGGCCTCGGAAAACAGCGAGTATGCCGTACGCGAATCGAGCGGCACAGTGAAGCTGTTCCGTAATTTTAAGGAACGGAAAAGCTTTACCCCCGACTACGGTGCAGAAG AAG GTATCTTCGGTGGACAATTGCTGGGAGTTAAAACATCATCTGGCTTAACATTCTACGATTGGGAAAATTTGGAACTGATCAGACGAATCGAGGTTCAGCCAAG ACACGTATTTTGGAACGAAGCGGGCACACTGGTATGTCTTGCCACCGAGGACTCTTACTTCATACTGAAGGTTGACATCGGCATGATTCAAAATGCGTTGGCCACCAAGCAACAGTTGGGTGAAGATGGCATCGAGGAAGCCTTCGAT GTTCTTGGCGAAGTAAACGAGCTGGTGCGTACAGGACTTTGGGTTGGCGATTGTTTCATCTACACAAATTCTGTGAACCGCATCAACTACTATGTTGGCGGAGAAATTGTTACCGTTTCCCATCTCGATCGAACGATGTATCTGCTTGGATACGTGCCGAAGGATAACAG GTTGTATCTCGGTGATAAGGAGTTGAATGTGACCAGCTTTGCACTGTTACTGTCGGTGTTAGAATACCAGACAGCTGTTATGCGGCGTGACTTCGAAACGGCGGATCGTGTGTTGCCCACCATCCCGAAGGAGCATCGCACACGTGTGGCCCATTTCCTGGAAATGCAAGGATTCCGCCAGCAAGCTTTACAGGTCTCGATTGATCCAGAGCATCGTTTTGAGCTGGCGCTGAAAATAGGCGATCTCGATACGGCGCTCATGCTTGCTCGCGAATCTGACAGTCCCCAAAAATGGAGCCAGCTCGCCGGCATCGCCACCAGCAAGAACAAGTTCGATCTCGTCAAGGAATGTCTGACGAATGCAAACGATTACGGTGGGCTCCTGCTGCTAGCAACTAGTACGG GCGATGCGGATATGCTGCGGAATCTTGGCGAGAACGGTGTCACGCAGGGCAAATTCAACATCTCTTTCTTGTCCATGTTTCTGCTGGGTGATTTagaaaaatgtttggaaattcTGATCCAAACAAACCGGATACCGGAAGCAGCATTCTTCGCCCG GACGTACTTGCCAAGCAAAATTTCGCACGTGCTTGATATTTGGCGTACGGAGCTGGCTAAAATCAATGAAAAGGCCGGTCAAAGCTTAGCGGATCCACAGCAATATGAAAATCTGTTTCCGGGCTTCTACGATTCAGTAAAGACGCAGCAATTTCTCCTACCAGAGCGAAGCACACTGCTGCCCGCGAACGTCGCTACCAAA GTACCACTCAACATTGATCGCACGCCTATTGAGGAAATGAAAATGGCAGAAAATGAAGGAAAGTTTGACTACAATCCAAGCGCATCGAGCGAAGCCACCGCGACACTACCGAACGGAAACGATGTT GCTGCTGCCTCGGTTTCAAAGCACGTTGATCCATCCGTAGTAAACACCAATTCCACACAACTTGCACCCTCCAACGTACCGCCCACGATAACTACGCCCATGGCCAATGTGGGCGGTGTGTCAGCAGCGCAAGTAAAACGGAAAAGTTCACTGGAAGACTTTGAGTCTGAAATAGAAGCGCTGAATCTGGACGATAATATCGATACTTCG GATGTAAATATAGATGACGTCGAGCTAAGCGATGATTGA